The Microlunatus antarcticus DNA segment TGATCGAGGTCCGGATCGCCGCCGAGTAGAGCAGCGGCGGCAGGAAGCCGAGGAGCACGACCTCGCTGGTCAGCACCGGCTCGTCGATGAACGGGATGTACGACGCGCCCACCCCGACGAGGAGCAGCAGGAGCGGCGCGGAGAAGCGCAGCCGGTCGGCCAGGCCGCTGACCGCGACCACCACGGCCGCGATCCCGAGCACCTCCAGAGCGATCTCCACGGGCACATGCTGTCAGGGGGACCAAGGGCGGTGGGACCATCGAGGGGTGAGCGGACAGACCGAGTCGGGAACGCCGTTCTCCGACGTCTACGGCCCGGGGGACCCCGAGGGCTTCGACCCGGCCGTCGCGCTGGGCGGGCCGGGGGCGTTCCCGTACACGCGCGGCGTGCACCCGGGCATGTACACGTCACGGCCCTGGACGATGCGCCAGTACGCGGGCTTCGGCACGGCGGCGGAGTCGAACGCGCGCTACCTCGAGCTGATCGCGCACGGCACGGCCGGGCTGTCGGTCGCCTTCGACCTGCCCACGCAGATGGGGATGGACTCCGACGCCGCGCTGGCCGCGGGGGAGGTCGGCAAGGTCGGCGTCGCGATCGACACGGTCGACGACATGCGGGTGCTCTTCGCCGGGATCGACCTCGCGAAGGTCTCCACGTCGATGACCATCAACGCGCCGGCCGCCGTGCTCCTGCTGCTCTACCAGCTGGTCGCGGAGGAGAACGGGATCGACCCCGCGCTGCTCACGGGCACGATCCAGAACGACGTGCTCAAGGAGTACATCGCCCGCGGCACGTACATCTACCCGCCGCAGGCGTCGTTGCGCTTGGTGGGGGACACGTTCGCCTACTGCGCGCAGGCGCTGCCGCGGTGGAACACGATCTCGATCTCCGGCTACCACATGGCCGAGGCCGGGGCGACGCCCGCGCAGGAGATCGCCTTCACCCTGGCCAACGGGATCGCCTACGTCGAGGCCGCGCTGGCGGCCGGGCTGGAGGTCGACCAGTTCGCGCCGCGGCTGTCCTTCTTCTTCGTCTCCCGCACGACGGTGCTGGAGGAGGTCGCCAAGTTCCGGGCCGCGCGCCGGATCTGGGCGCACGTGATGCGCGACCGCTTCGGCGCGACGAACCCCCGGTCGCAGATGCTGCGCTTCCACACCCAGACCGCCGGGGTGCAGCTGACCGCCCAGCAGCCGGAGCTCAACCTCGTGCGCGTGGCCGTGCAGGCCATGGCCGCGGTGCTGGGCGGCACGCAGTCGCTGCACACGAACTCGTTCGACGAGGCGCTCGCGCTGCCCACCCCGAAGGCCGCGCGGCTCGCGCTGCGCACCCAGCAGGTGCTGGCGTACGAGACGGATCTCACGAACACGGTCGACCCCTTCGCCGGCTCGTACGTCGTGGAGTCGCTCACCGACGACGTCGAGGCGGCCGCGCTCGCGCTGATGAAGGCGGTCGAGGACCGCGGCGGCGCGGTGGCCGGCATCGAGCAGGGCTTCCAGAAGGGCGAGATCGAGAGCTCCGCGTACGCGATCGCCCAGCAGATCGACGACGGCGAGCGGGTGGTCGTCGGGGTCAACCGCTTCACCCTCGACGAGGACGAGCCGTACGACCTCGTCCGCATGGACCCGGCCCTCGAGGCCGCGCAGATCGCCCGCGTCTCCCGCATCCGGGCGGGCCGCGACGACGTCCGCGTGCGGGCCGCGCTGGAGCAGCTGAAGGCCGCGGCGCGCGGTTCCGCGAACGTCCTCCCGCCGATGAAGCAGGCCCTCTCGCTCCGCGCCACCGTCGGCGAGGTCAGCGACGCCCTCCGCGACGTCTGGGGCGTGTACCGCCCGTCGGAGCACTTCTGAGTCTTCTGTCCTCGCCCGCTCGGACGCGGATCGCGCTCTGACCCGACGCTTTCGTCGTCGCGCGTGACGACGGAGAGACGTGTCGTCACGCGCTCCTCCTCAACGCGTCGGCGCGCGATCCGGCGCGGGTCAGGTCGTGACCGGCGCCCCTTCCCTGTACCCGGGAGCGCGGGACGGGTATGCCGCGCGACCGGGCGGGGCGCCTACAGACCCACCCGCTCCAGGGCCTCGTCGTACAGCTCCAGCGCGTCCTCGCTCGTCGCGCCGGCGGCGACGGCCTCGGTGTAGACGGCCTCCAGCGTCGGGGCCACCTCGGCGTAGCGGGCGTCCCAGCGCTCGGAGTCGAGGCGCCAGTAGCCGAGGAGGGTGCAGCGCGCCACCGGCATCCCGCGCTCGTGGCGCAGGTGCTTGCGGACGGCGCGCGAGGCGCTCGCCTCGGCGGCGAACCAGACGTAGCCCGGGGCGTCCGGCGTCACGAGCCGGGCCACCGTCTCGGCCAGCCGGCTCGGGCCGGAGTCGTTCCCGGAACCCTCCAGCCACGTCCACGTCACGTCCCCGGCGGTCGGGACCTCGATCCGGTCCGCCGCCTCCGGCACCT contains these protein-coding regions:
- a CDS encoding acyl-CoA mutase large subunit family protein, whose translation is MSGQTESGTPFSDVYGPGDPEGFDPAVALGGPGAFPYTRGVHPGMYTSRPWTMRQYAGFGTAAESNARYLELIAHGTAGLSVAFDLPTQMGMDSDAALAAGEVGKVGVAIDTVDDMRVLFAGIDLAKVSTSMTINAPAAVLLLLYQLVAEENGIDPALLTGTIQNDVLKEYIARGTYIYPPQASLRLVGDTFAYCAQALPRWNTISISGYHMAEAGATPAQEIAFTLANGIAYVEAALAAGLEVDQFAPRLSFFFVSRTTVLEEVAKFRAARRIWAHVMRDRFGATNPRSQMLRFHTQTAGVQLTAQQPELNLVRVAVQAMAAVLGGTQSLHTNSFDEALALPTPKAARLALRTQQVLAYETDLTNTVDPFAGSYVVESLTDDVEAAALALMKAVEDRGGAVAGIEQGFQKGEIESSAYAIAQQIDDGERVVVGVNRFTLDEDEPYDLVRMDPALEAAQIARVSRIRAGRDDVRVRAALEQLKAAARGSANVLPPMKQALSLRATVGEVSDALRDVWGVYRPSEHF